The genomic interval gtggacatatttagaacagcagtttctttagtgtaaaaatgcagctcaattttacacttagcaaactcatctcggcccgcatgtttgacatccctgctttaaACTGTGCATTAAAAAAAGTTGTTTGACTTGACAGAGCATGACGACCTGGTGCTGGCAGAAGAACCCGACTCGGAAGGCAGACCCAAATTAATGGAGTCAGCGGAAGCGAGAGTAACCAAGAGACAGTTCAAGACGGCAGAGATCGCCGACGCCGTGATGGGCACCGAGACCCCCATCGACCCGTCTGACATCGAGTCGCTCTTCCCTAAAAATTTGAAAGACTTCCCGTCGGCCTTCTCGCCGCCTTGTGACGACGGGGAGTGTGCGGTGGTCGCCGAGGACGAGGAGAGTGCTGAAGCCTTCCAGCAGGTAAGAAGAAGATCCTAGTGAAGGTGTTGACACGGTGTGAGGCAGGATGCTTGTTGCTAGGTAACACTGGACATGGTGCACGCCCCTGCTGAAGACAAGAACACAGAGGCCGCCAAGACCTACAAGATCACCTGTGACAAGAGGAACATCACGGCCATGGACACCTTCATCGTGCAGGTCCTCAACGCCTCACAGGTGCGCCCTTGATCATGTGACATGTGTCGTAAGAAAAACGAATAACGGTCACATTCGCTTGACACGCTCAGGACTTGATGGACTTCCTCAACGCAAACGGCACCGAGTGTTCCGTGGTGCTCTTCTTCACCGCCTGGTGCCAGTTCTCCGCCAGCCTGGCGCCTCACTTCAACGCCCTGCCTCGCCTTTTTCCCAGCATGCACTTCCTAGCCCTGGATGCCTCGCAGCACAGCAGGTGAGCGCCTTTAAACTTGGACTCAGATTTGACGTGGAGGTTAAGGAGAGCTCAAACGGACGAAACAAACAATGCGACACACAACGGTGCCGTGTTTGGTCACTTTTCTCCATTCGGACAAGTTTTAGgaatacaataataatgataaccgctgtaaaactccCAGCCCTTAGTATTACCAAATTGTATTATAATGATggcaaaaccgtgattgataaccacacttgGATAAAATTATTGTAGGATCAACATCAGCTAGCTTAAGTGCAAAACTAAAAACCAGCAAAATTGAGTCACACTCCAATCTAaatttgtataaacacattactctCTAAACCACtaaaatacagtattcacattaaacataaactagTAAGGTACAGTATTCACGCCcttcgatgaggtggcaacttgtccagggtgtacaccgccttcagctcgaatgcagctgggatagaaaatggatacagtattcacattaaacataaactactaagctagagtattcacattaaacataaactactaagatacagtttccacattaaacataaactgcgaacatacagtattcacattaaacatatcaACATTAAACAAACGACTAAGATACAGTTTCCACAATAAACGTATCAACATTAAACAAACTACtaaaatacagtattcacatcaaacaaactactaagatacagtttccacattaaacataaactactaaaTACCATATTCACATTAAACAAACTACTaacatacagtattcacatttaacaaactactaagatacatttTCTACATTAAACAAACTACTaacatacagtattcacattaaacattaactactaagatacagttttCACATTAAACGTATCAACATTAaacaaactactaagatacagtattcacatcaaacataaactactaagatagtttccacattaaacataaactactAGGATACAGTATTAACATTAAACAAACTACTAACATGtgttattcacattaaacataaactactaagatacagtttcCACATTAAACAAACTACTAacttacagtattcacattaaacataaactactaagatacagttttCACATTAaatgtattcacattaaacaaatGACTAACatactttatttacattaaacataaactactaagatacagttttCACATTAGACGTATCAACAATAaacaaactactaagatacagtttcCACATTAAACATATTCACATTAAACAAACTACTaacatacagtattcacattaaacataaactactaagatactgtTTCCACATTAAacgtattcacattaaacaaatTACTAACATACTGTATTCGCattaaacataaactactaagatacagtttcCACATTAAACGTATCAACATTAAACAAACTACTAATATactgtattcacattaaacataatcaatcaatcaatcaatcaatgtttatttatatagccctaaatcacaagtgtctcaaagggctgtacaagccacaacgacatcctcggtacagagcccacataaacataaactactaagataccgCTTCCACATTAAACAAACTACTAATATactgtattcacattaaacataaactactaagagaGAGTTTCCACATTAAACGTATCAACATTAaacaaactactaagatacagtattcacaattTCACATCAAACATAAACTACTTAGATGCGGTATTCACAATTTCACATCAAACATAAACTAcgaagatacagtattcacatcaaACATAAACTACTAAAATACAGTATTAACATCAAACATGCACAAAGTGACGATATAAACTCCACAGTGTCAAGTTGAAACAGACGCAGGTGTGTTTAACAGGAAGTGAATTTGCGTGACGTCAtataaacaggaagtgaaacgAACTGATCACCCAATTTGTATTCATTTAATAAATTctaaaatgtttacaaattcaaataaaagaagataaacacatttaaataattttgccctCATGAAGccaaaacaatatttaatgtttcctctgccaagaaagtatattgtgtgtctatttattttaattgtttttaaaaatacaacttggttaaaaggTTTTAGTGTGTGTATAATTACTTTTTTATAGCACTTTCACCAATACCACAAAATAAATTATaagcgtgatcattttggtcataaTAACTTTagctttattatttattgttcggTTATGTATATTTGAGAGTCCCCCACTCCCTCCTAACCCAGACAAAGCATATGTTATTCATTTTGGTTGTAATTGTTACTCACGTGCAACATTTTGCTAacagagtatattttatttttattaccgtaatttccggactataagccgctactttttcccctcgttctggtccctgcggcttatacaagggtgcggcttatttacggcctgttcttctccgacaccgacgaagaggatttcggtggttttagtacgcaggaggaagacgatgacacaatgattaaagactgacttttcatataccggtaggctggttattttgataacgtacaggtgagcactttgtattactttgcaccgttgtattatttgtactctgcacgaatgctgttcgccatgtcaaagatgtgaaagtttgattgaatgattgaaagatttattgttaataaatgggacgctttgcgttcccaaacagtcatctctgtcccgacaatcccctccgtggtagcaggaacccctatatactacggtaattacacatcaaaaccctgcggcttatagtcgggtgcggcttatatatggagcaatctgtatgttcccctaaatttagctggtgcggcttatagtcaggtgcggcttatagtccggaaattacggtattcgtttgttttatttaacttggatatTTGAAAGTTTACAATCCAATTACAACATTAAAATATACGAAAAACGCAATTTAATTGCATTTAAAagggtatacttgcattattattatgtattataattACATCAGCGATTAATTTGGTgtcaaaataatgttgacaataatcaatcaatcaatcaatgtttatttatatagccctaaatcacaagtgtctcaaagggctgcacaagccacaagcaaacaataatatcgtttatctgcaataatttgtaggtcaatatattgtcCAGCAAAATGAGTGATTGGCCCAGGCCTGTGTATACTCAATAAGAAGACTTAGAGAATTGAAGTTACAACAGCACCATCTGCTGGGTCATCTTGTTCACTGCATCATTGTGTGTTTGTTACAAATCCATTGTAATGCTTTACTTGTTCTTAACAAAATATGACCTGTAAAATTACCTAAAATAGTTTGCATGCTATCAAGGAAGCAGATAGTATACTtacaagatggcaccaagtaaggAAATCCATGATTTGTAGGTTTATAACAAACATAATTAGTTAAAATTATGGGGGGAAAAACGTTAGCATTCCAACAAAGCAGCTGTTAGCATAGATACAAGATGGCATCAAGTAAGGAAATCCACGCTTTTTTGTTTCAAacgtacaaaatgagctaaaatgccagCATAAAACGTTTACATGCCAaatttagcttgctagcatgagaccttcgcatgctaacattagcagttagcatacttgcaagatgacaccacgtatcaaaatccatgatttttaaatTTCCAAAAATGCAAACATAAAACGTTGGCAAACTTGCAAGATGACACCAAGTAAGGACATCTATAATAATGGCCCATGGTGgaataataatgttgtaaatattgaACTGATAATACATTACCTGAAATAATACAGCTCACTTTTGCATTTACTGTCACTgggaaaaaacatacaaaacccaaaaccagtgaagttggcacgttgtgtaaatcgtaaataaaagcataatacaatgatttgcaaatccttttcaacttatatttaattgaatagactgcaaatacaagatatttaatgttcaaatgcagcaacacattgcaaaaaagttggcacaggggcatttttaccactgtgttacatggcctttccttttaacaacactcagtaaacgtttgggaactgaagagacacatttttggagctttccaggtggaatttgttcccattcttgcttgatgtacagcttaagttgttcaacagtccgggttctccgttgtggtattttacgcttcattatgcgccacacattttcaatgggagacaggtctggactacaggcagaccagtctagtacccacactcttttactacgaagccacactgttgtaacatgtgcagaatgtggcttggcattgtcttgataaaataagcaggggcgtccatgaaaaagaccttgcttggatggcaacatatgttgctccaaaacctgtatgtacctttcagcattaatggtgccttcacagatgtgtaagttacccataccttgagtactaatacacccccataccatcacaaatgctggcctttgaactttgcgcctataacagtccggatggttcttgtcttctttgttccggaggacacgatgtccacagtttccaaaaataatttcaaatgtggactcgtcagaccacagaacacttttccacattgcatcagtccatcttagatgagctccggctcagcgaagccggcggcgtttctgggtgttgttgataaatgactttggctttgcatagcagagttttaacttgcacttacagatgtagcgacacactgtagttactgacagtggttttctgaagtgtttctgggcccgtgtggtgatatcctttacacacggtttttgatgcagtaccgcctgagggatcgaaggtcacgggcattcaatgttggttttccgcCTTTTCGGTTTTGTACAATATGTATTATGAAAGATCTTATACATGATATTATGCTAATCAATATTGTATGTAAGTGTATTATAGTTATATGTAGtaagccatccatccatgttctacctcaTATGTTGTTCCCCTTTACaggaagctggagcctatctcagcagagTGGTTTATGAGAAGCAAGAGATTTGGCTAAAAGTCACATTGTTGCTTGTTTGTCCCGGCAGCCTGTCCACCAGATTTGGGACTGTGGCGGTACCCAACATCCTCCTCTTCCAAGGAGCCAAACCCATGGCTCGCTTCAACCACACCGACAGAACCCTGGACATGCTCTCCTCCTTCATCACCAACCAGACAGGTAGGTTTGTTTGACAATCAGCCCCAAAGATGTCATACCCATGCGTTGGCGTACGTTAGGCTTGGAGGCGGGGCTAGAGAGGAACGTGACTGACGCCGACCGCCTGGGTCCGCTGCGCAGCGTGCCGGTGCAGAGCATCGACTGGCTGCTGGTCTTCTCCGTGCTCTTCATCACGTCCTTCACCGTGTACGGCATCCTGAGGACCGACAGCATCCGGTGGCTCATCCCGGGCCAAGAGCACGAGCATCAGGACTGAAACACTGCCACCGGATCTGTATGGTTGTTCATCTGatcatgactagagatgtccgataaatgctttaaaatgtaatatcggaaattatcggtatcattttttttattatcggtatcgttttttgtttgttttgttttttgaaaattaaatcaacataaaaaacacaagatacacttacacttacaattagtgcaccaacccaaaaaacctccctcccccatttacactcattcacacaaaagggttgtttctttctgttattgatattctggttcctacattatatatcaatatatatcaatacagtctgcaagggatacagtccgtaagcacacatgattgtgcgtgctgctggtccactaatagtactaacctttaacagttcattttactcattttcattaattactagtttctatgtaactgtttttgtattgttttagaaaatgtttttaatttatttatcttattttattttattaatttaaaaaaaagggccttcgccatacctggttgtccaatttaggcataataatgtgttaattccacgactgtatatattggtattggttgatatcggtatcggtaattaagagttggacaatatcgggatatcggcaaaaaagccattatcggacatccctaatcatgacacattcattttttttattaaagatgAGGAGCTGATCTTGGCAATAAGTCAGTTTTTGTTGTGTTGATTATCTACAGCAAAGACTTTGATGCTGACAGTAAAGAAAACTGCATGAAAATCTGTCGAAAAATTAGCTAGTTAAGATCTAATTTTACTTGGCCCCCACCAAGATGGCCGCCACATAGCCGTGCCAACGCTGATGTATCTAATCTTTTATACTGTATGCAATATGAATCTTATGTCTTAGACTGCAACAAGCTTGCAACGAGGAAGTGCACTTTTTAATCAGGCAGTGAGGTGAACAGCAACAAAGAAGAATGAGAACAAATCAGgaaaacaggacaatgctgtGAACATAGATATGAAGAAAATATACCATTAAATGTTTTGACTTTGACCGTAGAGAAAACTGAAAAAAATGTTGAGAAACGAGTGAAATAAGACGCGGGAAAACAGGACACTTAAATCAAATGTCTGTCCATAGCACATTTTTTGACGTTAACAGTAGAGAAAACGGCATTAAAATCTGTTGAGGAATGAGCTGGTTATGATTTGTTTTCATTATACATGCATTACCTTGAATGGAACTTGGCCCCCACCAAGATGGCCGCCACGTTACTATGGCAGCTACAGCGTGCTGACGTAACTAGTCTtccaatgcagtgtttttcaaccttttttgagccaaggcacattttttgcgttgaaaaaatccggaggcacaccaccagcagaaatcatcaaGAAATTAaattcagttgacagtaaaaagttgtcgcaattgttggatatgactttaaaccataaccaagcatgcatcaatatagctcttgtctcaaagtaggtgtactgtcaccacctgtcacatcacgctctgacttattttgacttttttgctgttttcctgtgtgtagtgttttagttcttgtcttgtgctcctattttggtgactttttctctttttttggtattttcctgtagcagttccatgtcttcctttgagcgatatttcccgcatctactttgttttagcaatcaagactatttaagttgtttctatccttctttgtggggatattgttgattgtcatgtcatgttgtggacgccgtctttgctccacagtaagtctttgctgttgtccagcattctgtttttgtttactttgtagccagttcagttttagtttcgttctgcatagccttccctaatgccttttcttaggggcactcaacatttgtttatttttggtttaagctatagataactttttacctgcacactgcctcccgctgttcccgacatctacaaagcaattagctaccggctgccacctactgatatggaggagtattacacggttactctgccgagctccagacaacacagacactcaacaacaacacatcatttgcagactataattactggtttgcaagaaacatttttaacccaaataggtggaattagctaatctcccacggcacaccagactgtatctcacggcacactagtggttgaaataCACTGTTCTAATGAATACAAAATATCGTACTTATTCTTGCCAGGACAAATGAAACACAACATTAATACACATATGTCCTAACGACAAACAGTACTTTTTAATCCGGCAATGAAGCAATAGACGTATGTTTTAACAACAAACCGTACTTTTTAATCAGGCAATGAAGCGAACAGCTATCTCAGCGAAAGGAGAGAAGACAGTGGGACATTTTTATTGTGAGGGTGCACATTGGAGGAGGAGGACGCAACTAAGTTCTCAGCATGAGCTGGTtaattattacaaaataaaaataaaatgttaatatttagcCCGAGAGTGAGCGACCTTCTTGTCAGGCTGAGCGGCTTCTCTCGGCCTTTTTTCTCCACGACTTGGAATATGGTGAGTGTTTGTTGGGACTGTGTCCCATTATCATGGAAAGATAATGAAATGAGTTTAAATGTTTATCAAACCACACCTGTGGAGGGTTTAATGCTTGTTTTGTTCATTTATCActtagggaactctcctgaaggaatcaataaagtactatctatctaacaTCCGGGTACGAGACTTCTGGTCCCCCCGTTATGACCCACTACTTCCGCATTATTCCATAGACAAATCCTGTTACTAAGTACAAACATATAAATTACTGACGTTCCCAGCATTAAATTGGACTCAAAGTGTGTATTTGTCACCACTCTATAAATCGGCAATCACGTTTGGACTATATAGATCGCGTTTAGGTAAAATATCTAACTTTAATGAGCGTCACCTTTTCTGCTATGGTTTCATTTGCCATGGTAAATGTGCTATTTTTTAGTCGCAGTTCTTTTACCAAAATCGTGTCCATGCCGAGTTATAACAGGATCACCAAACCATTCGGCATTGTTGTCAGTTTGATAAAAGTAATATTAGATGCAATTTAAACATTCAGAACTGGTTCCTAGGGGCTATGTTGACtaagggcttctatgccccctggtatggtctcccaagacaaacaggtcctaggtgagagatcagacaaagagcagctaaaAACAAAGGACTCTGATTTCCGCTCGCCCGGacacgggtcaccggggcccccctctggagccagccccagagttggggcacgatggcgagcgcctgggcGCCCCCTCCAATGGActcaccactcataggaggggccatagaggtcgggtgcattgtgagctgggcggaagccaaaGGCAGGGGGACTTGGCGGTCTGCTCCTCGGCTACAGAACCTCCTAAAGCTGTGAGGAagtgccggtcgtcctgggtttccCTTGCCACCGGATACAGCTCCCCACAGCGAAGAGGTGACGTTGGAGTCTGTGCGTCTCCCTCGTcgaaaaagacctcaacggcggagtgggcggatgatggttgcatagaagctccacaacggtcatAAAGGCGgaggaaggctgcagcaaagatgggcccccaattgtcttggtctccatgccattggaccctggccttctctttgccaaggacagtgtggtggctgtctgtgcatcAGTCTGCCACCCACTTGAAAAGAGTCCACGCacacaggcgttctcctgaaggcaatcccaccaacaggaggacaatcatactcgtttcgagtgattgCCGACGAcgacagaagctagctcttgggacatggaacgtcaccttgctaggagggaaggagcctgagctagtgcgcgaggtggagaagttccggttagatatagtcagactcactttgacgcacagcatgggctctggaaccagtcttCTCGAGAGGGGtctcttccactctggtgttgcactcagtgagaggcaacgggctggggtggcaattcttgttgccccccggctcaaagcctgcacgtttgaGTTCAAcctagtggacgagagggtagcttccctccgccttcgggtggagggacgggtcctgactgttgtttgggcTTACGCACCAaatggcagctcagagtacccaccctctTTGGATTCACTCAAGGGAGTACTGGGAGTActtcccttgttctactgggggacttcaacgctcttaTTGGCAACGaccgtgaaacctggagaggcgtgattgggaagaatggccgcccggatctgaaacagagtggtgttttgttattggacttttgtgcttgtcacagattgtccataacaaacaccatgtttaaACATAAggttgtccatatgtgcacttggcaccaggacaacctaggccgcagttccatgatccacTTTGTCGTTGTGTCATTGGATTTGTgggctcatgttttggacactcgggtgaagagaggggcagagcttattacctatcaccacctggtggtgagttggctgcaatggtgggggaggatgccagacagacctggcaggctcaaacgcattgtgagggtctgcttggAACGTCTAggagagtctcctgtcagagagcgtTTAAATTTCCACcgccggaagaactttgaacatgtcacgagggatgtgctggacattgagtccgagtggaccatgttccgtacctctattgtcgaggcggccgattggagctgtggccacaaggtggttgatggcggtaatcctagaacccgctggtggacaccaacggtgagggatgccgtcaagctgaagaaggagtcctatcgggttcttttgactCATGGGACTCCGCAGGcagtggacaggtaccgacaggccaagcgttgTCCGGCTTTGGCAGTTtcagaggcaaaaactcagacatggggGGAATTCTGTGATGCCATGGAGAACGACTtctggacggcttcgaagcaattctggacccACCATCCGCCGCcccaggagggggaagcagtgcactctcaacaccgtgtacggtgaggatgatgttctgctgacctcgactgcggatgttgttgattggtggaaggaatacttcaaagacctcctcaatcccacctacacatcttcctatgaggaatcagtgcctggggaatctgtggtgggctctcctatttctggggctgaggtagattaaaaagctcctctgtggcaaggcccgggTGTGgaagagatccgcccggagttccttaaggctctggatgctgtggggctgtcttggttgacaagactctgcaacatcgtgtaataatcgggggcagtacctctctttaagaaggggaaccggagggtgtgttccaactatcgtgagatcacactcctcagccttcccggtaaggtctattcaggtgtactagaGAGGAGGCTACACAGAATAGTcaaaccttggattcaggaggaacagtgtggtttttgtcctggtcgtggaactgtggaccaactctatactctcggcagggtgctTGAGggcgcatgggagtttgtccaaccggtctacatgtgctttgtggacttggagaaggctttTGACCATGttacccgggaagtcctgtggggagtgctcagagagtaggtTATGtgtgtctgattgtggtggtccgctccctgtacgatcagtgtcagagcttggtctgcattgccggcagtaagtcggacccgtttccaatgagggttggacaccgccaaggctgccctttgtcaccgattctgttcataacttttatggaccaaATTCCTAGGCGCAATCAGGACGTTGAGGGGAttcagtttggtggctgcaggattgggtctctgctttttgcagatgatgtggtcctgagggCTACAcctggccaggattttcagccCTCACTGgagcggttcgcagccgagtgtgaagcgactgggatgagaatcagcacctccaagtccgagtccatggttctcgtacagaaaagggtggagttgggaagactatgtctcccggctggcctgggaatacctcaggatcccccgggaggagctggacgaagtgactggggaaagggaagtctgagcttctctgcttgggctgctgcccccgcgacccgacctcggataagcggaagaaaatggatgaatggatattcaGAACTGTCCCTAATTAGTTCGTCAGTGCCTGACAGTACGTGTTATTTGTGATTTTTGGGGACACACTGCCATCAAGTGTATCTTAGCTGCTACTTCACCCAAAATATCCACATTGAAATAAGGGGAAATGTTGTTTGAGTAATGAAAGCCAAGAGAAAAACGAATCCCCTCTTACAATCCTATTTAAGCGCTTCTCTTATTCAACGTAGGAATGTGTAatcaaaaatgttaaataaagCAAAGTGTGTTTAGAATATTTatattttgaggtgtgtttgtgtgcagtCGTCTGACACTCATTGGCTCTCCTCGGCCGACCGAGATCAGCAGGTGATGGAGTTGAGGACCACAGGCTGGATGGAGGTGGAGGACCGTGACGCCATTTTTAAAGAGCTTCACTTTAAAAACTTTAACCAGGTGTGTTTTTTTGCTACATTTTTGTCTCAACAGAAGccatatatatacaggtacatatatatatatatatatgtatgtatgtatgtatatatgtatgtgtgtatgaatgtgtatatgtatatatgtttataaaccatatatgtatttaaagacatttataTTTGTAGGAAAATTGCACGtggactataaaaaaaaacaaaaaaaaattatagatatatatatactgtatatgtatatatatatatatatatatatatatataagtttaagCAACCAAAAATGTTACAACCCCCTGCAGTGTCTCTGCAGACCCTCTAGGGGTCGCACACACCCTGTTGAAGACCTGTGGTAGTATTTGTAtatagtattaaaggcctactgaaatgattttttttaaatttaaacgggaatagcagatccattctatgtgtcatacttgatcatttcgcgatattgccatatttttgctgaaaggatttagtagagaaaatcgacgataaagttcgcaacttttgctcgctgataaaaaaaagccttgcctgtaccggaagtagcgtgacgtcacaggagctaggattcctcacaattccccgttgtttacaatggagcgagagagattcggaccgagaaagtgatgattaccccattaatttgaacgagg from Entelurus aequoreus isolate RoL-2023_Sb linkage group LG14, RoL_Eaeq_v1.1, whole genome shotgun sequence carries:
- the txndc15 gene encoding thioredoxin domain-containing protein 15; the protein is MSGMLKNRRTFCVVIFILCQSSVVTFLPVASLEHDDLVLAEEPDSEGRPKLMESAEARVTKRQFKTAEIADAVMGTETPIDPSDIESLFPKNLKDFPSAFSPPCDDGECAVVAEDEESAEAFQQVTLDMVHAPAEDKNTEAAKTYKITCDKRNITAMDTFIVQVLNASQDLMDFLNANGTECSVVLFFTAWCQFSASLAPHFNALPRLFPSMHFLALDASQHSSLSTRFGTVAVPNILLFQGAKPMARFNHTDRTLDMLSSFITNQTGLEAGLERNVTDADRLGPLRSVPVQSIDWLLVFSVLFITSFTVYGILRTDSIRWLIPGQEHEHQD
- the LOC133665034 gene encoding pterin-4-alpha-carbinolamine dehydratase 2-like isoform X1, with the translated sequence MLIFSPRVSDLLVRLSGFSRPFFSTTWNMSSDTHWLSSADRDQQVMELRTTGWMEVEDRDAIFKELHFKNFNQAFGFMSRVALQAEKLNHHPEWFNAYNKVQITLTTHDCGGLSKRDIKMAKFIDKILLSV